A region of Nitrospirota bacterium DNA encodes the following proteins:
- the mtgA gene encoding monofunctional biosynthetic peptidoglycan transglycosylase codes for MAKKKKKGTFFKRAFLIIFLIIAGIIAFQFVYPNISALKKENPEKTAFMKYREDEWARDGKKYKVIQEWVPLNKISPYLAKAVLIGEDDKFWSHEGFDYEAIQKAVEKDVKAKKFKVGASTISQQLAKNLFLSPSKSPLRKIREAVITWRMEKALSKKRILELYLNVAEWGDKGIFGIEAAARHYYNKPASALGPEEASRLAAVLPNPRKFNPLGDSRYVANRSRLIYSIMVKRGIVAPEYDEAGGGEE; via the coding sequence ATGGCAAAGAAAAAAAAGAAGGGGACTTTTTTTAAAAGGGCATTCTTAATAATATTCCTCATCATCGCCGGTATCATTGCGTTTCAGTTCGTCTATCCCAATATCTCCGCGCTCAAGAAGGAGAACCCTGAGAAGACTGCGTTCATGAAATATCGCGAAGATGAATGGGCGCGCGACGGGAAAAAATACAAGGTCATACAGGAGTGGGTTCCGCTTAATAAAATATCGCCTTATCTTGCTAAGGCTGTCCTCATAGGAGAGGATGATAAGTTCTGGAGCCATGAGGGATTTGATTATGAGGCGATACAGAAGGCTGTGGAAAAGGATGTAAAGGCAAAGAAGTTCAAAGTCGGCGCAAGCACCATCAGCCAGCAGCTTGCGAAGAACCTCTTTCTCTCTCCGTCAAAAAGTCCTCTCAGAAAGATCAGGGAGGCGGTCATAACATGGCGCATGGAAAAGGCGCTCTCAAAAAAGCGGATACTCGAACTTTACCTGAATGTCGCGGAATGGGGAGACAAGGGGATATTCGGCATAGAGGCTGCTGCAAGGCATTACTATAATAAACCGGCATCTGCCCTCGGACCTGAGGAAGCCTCAAGGCTCGCGGCTGTACTGCCTAATCCGCGCAAGTTCAATCCGCTCGGCGATTCCAGATATGTGGCGAACCGCTCCCGTCTTATTTACAGCATCATGGTGAAACGCGGCATTGTGGCGCCTGAGTATGATGAGGCGGGTGGTGGTGAGGAATAA
- a CDS encoding YgiT-type zinc finger protein: MVKVCNFCGNKNFTKKNVQYIYKHDDQFLVVNSVPCEECEYCGEQYFEAKVLKKVEENFKAIYISGKKAKRKVSVPVEEFAEI; this comes from the coding sequence ATGGTCAAGGTTTGTAATTTTTGCGGGAATAAAAACTTTACGAAGAAGAATGTCCAGTATATTTACAAGCATGATGACCAGTTTCTTGTTGTAAACAGTGTGCCGTGCGAGGAATGCGAGTATTGCGGAGAGCAGTATTTTGAGGCAAAAGTCTTAAAAAAGGTAGAAGAAAATTTTAAAGCTATCTACATTTCAGGTAAAAAAGCAAAGAGAAAAGTTTCAGTGCCTGTAGAGGAATTTGCTGAGATTTAA
- a CDS encoding DUF4258 domain-containing protein, which produces MLEIKWIQERVRKGEYYVSKHGDMERQNDNLALTEVEEALLSGRILEQYEDSGRGASCLVVGFTEAGKPVHVVCGTRGKEMVIITVYIPRPPKFITPYERRK; this is translated from the coding sequence ATGCTTGAGATAAAATGGATACAGGAACGAGTCAGGAAAGGCGAGTATTATGTCTCAAAACATGGAGACATGGAAAGACAAAATGATAACCTCGCGCTAACAGAAGTAGAAGAGGCTTTGCTTTCCGGCAGAATTTTGGAACAGTATGAAGATAGCGGCCGCGGGGCGAGTTGTTTAGTTGTAGGATTTACGGAAGCAGGAAAGCCGGTTCATGTAGTTTGCGGCACACGGGGTAAAGAGATGGTTATCATTACTGTATATATTCCGCGTCCGCCGAAATTTATAACTCCATACGAAAGGAGAAAATAA
- a CDS encoding nucleotidyltransferase has product MFEKLISKVTQLLTENNIPYMIIGGQAVLLYGTPRLTRDIDITLGISIDELTEIETICNSADLLIIPDDHTDFVNKTHVLPVKDKATGIRVDLIFSFTSYEREAIERANKIKIDTTLVNFASVEDVIIHKIFAGRPRDIEDVRNVIIKNPDIDKQYIEKWLAEFDKTLDGADFSDSFKAILKDLNN; this is encoded by the coding sequence ATGTTTGAAAAACTCATCTCAAAAGTCACTCAACTTTTGACTGAAAACAATATCCCTTACATGATAATAGGCGGACAGGCGGTGCTTCTTTATGGAACTCCCAGGTTGACGAGGGATATAGATATAACACTTGGGATATCCATAGATGAGTTGACCGAAATAGAAACGATCTGTAATTCAGCAGACCTCTTGATCATTCCTGATGACCACACAGATTTTGTAAACAAAACTCACGTCCTGCCTGTCAAAGATAAAGCTACCGGAATTAGGGTTGATCTTATTTTCTCCTTTACCTCCTACGAAAGAGAGGCGATAGAAAGGGCCAATAAAATCAAAATTGACACCACATTGGTGAACTTTGCTTCTGTTGAGGATGTAATCATACACAAAATATTTGCAGGAAGGCCGCGTGATATTGAAGATGTAAGAAATGTAATTATTAAAAACCCGGATATCGATAAACAGTATATTGAAAAATGGCTTGCTGAATTTGATAAAACTTTAGATGGAGCAGATTTCAGCGATTCTTTTAAAGCGATATTAAAAGATTTGAATAATTGA
- a CDS encoding alpha/beta hydrolase → MNKTIFMIHGMMAGPWCWENYRNFFEAKGYRCVIPSLRYHDMDPADTPHLKLGRTGLLDYIEDLEKEISKLDAPPVIMGHSMGGLLAQILVSRNLAEAAVLLCPAPPYGVMALKPSAVKCFSEVLMTWGFWRKPFRFSFDKTVYSCLHLMPEEGQKAAYGKLVYESGRAAFEIGLWFLDNKKAAMVNPEKIKCPLLVISGKEDRIIPASVVKKVADKYESVSTYKEFANHAHWVIGEPGWEEIAELIHEWLGERVD, encoded by the coding sequence ATGAACAAAACCATATTCATGATCCACGGGATGATGGCAGGCCCGTGGTGCTGGGAAAATTACAGAAACTTTTTTGAGGCAAAAGGATACCGGTGCGTCATCCCGTCATTAAGGTATCACGACATGGATCCGGCTGACACTCCTCATCTTAAATTGGGGAGAACTGGCCTGCTCGATTATATTGAAGACCTTGAGAAAGAGATATCGAAACTCGATGCTCCTCCGGTAATAATGGGGCATTCAATGGGAGGACTTCTGGCTCAGATACTTGTGAGCCGCAACCTTGCAGAGGCAGCGGTACTGCTTTGCCCTGCCCCGCCGTACGGAGTTATGGCTCTAAAGCCTTCGGCTGTCAAATGTTTTTCAGAGGTGCTGATGACATGGGGCTTCTGGAGAAAACCATTCCGATTCTCATTTGATAAAACGGTTTACTCATGTCTTCATCTAATGCCTGAGGAAGGTCAGAAAGCGGCATACGGTAAATTGGTATATGAATCAGGGAGAGCGGCGTTTGAGATAGGCCTCTGGTTTCTCGACAACAAGAAAGCGGCAATGGTAAATCCCGAAAAGATTAAATGTCCCTTACTTGTAATCTCAGGAAAAGAGGACCGCATAATCCCTGCATCAGTGGTAAAAAAGGTGGCGGACAAATACGAGTCCGTTTCAACCTATAAAGAGTTTGCCAATCACGCGCATTGGGTAATAGGAGAACCGGGCTGGGAGGAGATAGCGGAACTCATACATGAGTGGCTTGGGGAACGTGTTGATTAA